A genomic window from Phragmitibacter flavus includes:
- a CDS encoding diflavin oxidoreductase, whose amino-acid sequence MSTEATNKPVYNLKNPFFANLIRAHDLTGPGAAKNTRHYEIDLSGSGMEFIPGDSLAILPTNDPNLIDSLLTALNFSGDEMVENPKGEQVSIRQALFESYSITEVDTKLLRALAEKTGHSSLATLVLPDQKIRLKEYLWGKDVFDIIQENPGTHFEAAEFVTLLRRLNIRLYSISSSLAAYPEQVHLTVATVRYESQGRARGGVCSTFLSDRIDETTKFPTFIKAGAGFRLPAPEDETPVIFCGPGTGIAPFRAFLQERKATAAKGKAWLFFGEINRSTCFFYEDEFNGYLADGTLAKLDVAFSRDQEQKLYVQHKMLENSKELFEWLEAGAIFYICGDASRMAVDVDNALRDIVAKEGGKSPEEVDAYMENLKKSKRYRKDVY is encoded by the coding sequence ATGAGCACTGAGGCCACCAACAAGCCGGTTTACAATCTTAAGAATCCGTTTTTCGCCAACCTGATTCGCGCCCATGACCTGACCGGCCCCGGTGCTGCCAAAAACACCCGTCATTACGAAATCGACCTCAGCGGCTCCGGCATGGAGTTCATCCCCGGCGACTCCCTCGCCATCCTGCCCACCAACGATCCGAATCTCATCGACAGCCTTCTCACCGCCCTCAATTTCAGCGGTGATGAAATGGTTGAAAACCCCAAAGGCGAGCAAGTCTCCATTCGTCAGGCGCTGTTCGAAAGCTACTCCATCACCGAAGTCGACACCAAACTGCTGCGTGCCCTCGCCGAAAAGACCGGCCACAGCTCCCTCGCCACCCTGGTTCTGCCTGATCAAAAAATTCGTCTCAAAGAATACCTCTGGGGCAAAGACGTGTTCGACATCATCCAGGAAAATCCCGGCACCCACTTCGAAGCCGCCGAATTCGTCACGCTGTTGCGCCGACTCAACATTCGTCTCTATTCGATCTCCTCCAGCCTCGCGGCCTACCCGGAGCAGGTGCATCTGACCGTCGCCACCGTCCGCTACGAAAGCCAGGGCCGCGCCCGTGGCGGGGTCTGCTCCACCTTCCTGTCCGATCGCATTGACGAAACCACCAAGTTCCCCACCTTCATCAAAGCCGGTGCAGGATTCCGCCTCCCGGCTCCAGAAGACGAAACCCCCGTCATTTTCTGCGGACCCGGCACCGGCATCGCCCCGTTCCGCGCTTTTCTTCAGGAACGCAAAGCCACCGCCGCCAAAGGCAAAGCCTGGCTTTTCTTCGGCGAAATCAACCGCTCGACCTGCTTCTTCTACGAAGACGAATTCAACGGTTATCTCGCCGATGGCACCCTGGCCAAACTCGACGTCGCCTTCTCCCGCGATCAGGAGCAAAAACTCTACGTTCAACACAAGATGCTGGAGAACAGCAAAGAGCTGTTCGAATGGCTCGAAGCCGGCGCCATCTTCTACATCTGCGGCGATGCCTCACGCATGGCCGTCGATGTCGACAACGCCCTTCGCGACATCGTTGCCAAAGAAGGCGGCAAATCCCCCGAAGAAGTCGACGCCTACATGGAAAATCTCAAGAAGTCCAAGCGCTACCGCAAAGACGTCTATTGA
- a CDS encoding NADH-quinone oxidoreductase subunit N produces the protein MNTLSLELGLGVLGLLLLVAESFSFIPRKSIAYIAIAGVAAALVLLVTGLAGGAVPAGMQEFYVVDRLALFYKGLALVSTLVVIVLSLEYASVINQFVSAKPEQTKEAGLGEFFCLPLFVCVGMMVMASAVDMITIFVALELVTISFYVLVSFMRRNALSLEAGVKYLILGALSTGLLVYGMAWLYGLTGQTTLAGISEKLVNWEGGVTAPLFASVLVLAGLGFKVAAVPFQIWVPDVYQGAPTPVTAFLSVGSKASGVIVLTRVFESLVVGGSVVGQPLTQFVLILAGVTILVGNFAAIRQTNFKRLLAYSSIAHAGFLLLALGSRHSVSGFSPAEIAAFYLATYVPMTFVCFLVLSAARAQGLSDEIVSLTGLAKKCPVLAGALMLALASLAGLPLTAGFMGKMLVIFSAAYDGSYLVLALAVIGAITGFYYYFKVILVLYAKPDGATPTIKLSRLSRVTLAVLTAAIVVIGVYPKSVQGMLKGTKKVEAVAVVK, from the coding sequence ATGAATACACTTTCTTTAGAACTAGGACTTGGCGTTCTCGGCCTGCTGCTGCTGGTGGCGGAGTCGTTTTCGTTTATCCCGCGTAAAAGCATCGCCTACATCGCGATCGCTGGCGTCGCGGCGGCTTTGGTTTTGTTGGTGACGGGTCTGGCGGGAGGTGCGGTGCCTGCGGGGATGCAGGAGTTTTATGTGGTGGACCGGCTGGCGTTGTTTTACAAGGGTTTGGCGTTGGTGAGCACGTTGGTGGTGATCGTGTTGTCGCTGGAATATGCATCGGTGATCAACCAGTTCGTTTCGGCCAAGCCGGAGCAGACGAAGGAGGCGGGATTGGGGGAGTTCTTCTGTCTGCCGTTGTTTGTTTGTGTGGGCATGATGGTGATGGCGTCAGCGGTGGACATGATCACGATTTTTGTGGCGCTGGAGCTGGTGACGATCAGCTTTTATGTGCTGGTGTCGTTCATGCGGCGCAATGCGTTGTCGCTCGAGGCGGGCGTGAAATATCTCATTCTAGGGGCGCTGAGCACGGGATTGCTGGTTTACGGAATGGCCTGGTTGTATGGGTTGACGGGACAAACGACGCTGGCGGGGATCAGTGAAAAACTGGTGAATTGGGAAGGTGGCGTGACGGCCCCTTTGTTTGCGTCGGTTCTGGTGCTGGCGGGGCTCGGGTTCAAGGTGGCGGCCGTGCCGTTTCAAATTTGGGTTCCGGATGTTTATCAGGGCGCACCAACGCCGGTGACGGCCTTTCTTTCGGTGGGCTCGAAGGCGAGCGGGGTGATTGTTTTAACGCGGGTGTTTGAGAGCCTGGTGGTGGGTGGATCGGTGGTCGGGCAACCTCTGACCCAGTTTGTGTTGATCCTCGCGGGGGTGACGATTTTGGTGGGGAACTTTGCGGCGATCAGGCAGACCAATTTCAAACGGTTGCTGGCGTATTCGAGCATCGCACATGCGGGCTTTTTGTTGCTGGCGCTGGGAAGCCGGCATTCGGTGAGTGGGTTCAGCCCGGCAGAGATTGCGGCGTTCTATCTGGCGACTTATGTGCCGATGACCTTTGTGTGCTTCCTGGTGTTGAGTGCCGCTCGTGCGCAGGGATTGAGTGATGAGATCGTGAGCTTGACGGGATTGGCGAAGAAGTGTCCGGTGTTGGCGGGGGCTTTGATGCTGGCGCTGGCGTCGCTGGCGGGGTTGCCGTTGACGGCGGGGTTCATGGGCAAGATGCTGGTGATTTTTTCAGCGGCGTATGATGGCAGTTATTTGGTATTGGCTTTGGCGGTGATCGGCGCGATCACGGGATTCTATTATTATTTCAAGGTGATCCTGGTGTTGTATGCGAAGCCGGATGGAGCGACGCCGACGATCAAGTTGAGCCGTTTGTCACGGGTGACGTTGGCGGTGTTGACGGCGGCGATTGTGGTGATCGGGGTTTATCCGAAATCAGTTCAGGGCATGCTGAAAGGGACGAAGAAGGTTGAGGCGGTGGCGGTGGTGAAGTGA
- a CDS encoding complex I subunit 4 family protein gives MILQIIILLPLLAALAVWLGAPGRITSILASGVNLLLVLGLIWQYQGMGLEGGMAFKSAFTVLDQPHIQFAVGADGISLTLALLTALVTMAAVWSTVGKDAIYYIASLLIAGGAFGAFLCTDLFFIYAFHELALIPTFLMIALYGYGDRKAVAWKITLYLGAGSLILLAGLAGLVWLCSPDNKITFDLLALEPVTADSGYAKWWVEATYFTLLIGFGTLVSLFPFHSWAAPAYAAAPTPVAMLHAGVLKKFGLYGLIRIAMPLLPEAAQATWIQHALLYMLLGNILVMGLVTIHQRRLDGLLANSSVMHMGYIFLGLAAGNALGVNGALLLMFAHGISIALLFLLCGKLRSQAGTLEFEKLGGLAGNAPFLSLVFGIAAFASIGLPGLANFAGEVLVFLGAFKDFDAAEGFTFLQVATILSLWGVVISAVYMLRAYRKIFFGKAVSGIFVSDPGISQRIPLVVLAGVLLVVGCQPGLLLNLMQFSLGALGFK, from the coding sequence GTGATTCTGCAAATCATCATTCTGCTTCCTCTGCTGGCCGCCCTTGCGGTGTGGCTGGGTGCGCCCGGACGTATCACCTCCATTCTGGCGTCGGGGGTGAACCTGCTGCTGGTGCTGGGTTTGATCTGGCAGTATCAAGGGATGGGTCTTGAAGGAGGGATGGCATTCAAGAGTGCGTTTACCGTTTTGGATCAGCCGCACATTCAGTTTGCGGTGGGAGCGGACGGGATCAGTTTGACGTTGGCGCTTTTGACCGCGCTGGTGACGATGGCGGCGGTGTGGAGCACGGTGGGCAAGGATGCGATTTATTACATCGCTTCGCTGCTGATTGCGGGCGGGGCTTTCGGAGCGTTTCTTTGCACGGATCTGTTTTTCATCTACGCGTTTCATGAGCTGGCGTTGATTCCGACGTTCTTGATGATCGCACTGTATGGCTACGGGGATCGTAAGGCGGTGGCGTGGAAGATCACTTTGTATCTGGGGGCGGGAAGTCTGATTCTGCTGGCGGGATTGGCGGGGTTGGTGTGGTTGTGCAGTCCAGACAACAAGATCACGTTTGATTTGCTGGCGCTTGAGCCGGTGACGGCGGATTCGGGTTATGCGAAGTGGTGGGTGGAGGCGACCTATTTCACCTTGTTGATAGGCTTTGGAACGTTGGTGAGTTTGTTCCCGTTTCATAGTTGGGCAGCTCCGGCTTATGCGGCGGCTCCGACGCCGGTGGCGATGTTGCATGCTGGGGTGTTGAAGAAGTTTGGTTTGTATGGATTGATCCGGATCGCGATGCCCTTGCTGCCGGAAGCGGCGCAGGCGACCTGGATTCAGCATGCGCTGCTTTACATGTTGCTGGGCAACATTTTGGTGATGGGATTGGTGACCATTCATCAGCGCCGGTTGGACGGATTGCTGGCCAATTCGAGCGTCATGCACATGGGCTACATTTTCCTCGGCCTTGCGGCGGGAAATGCGCTGGGCGTGAATGGGGCGTTGTTGCTGATGTTTGCACACGGGATCTCGATTGCCTTGCTGTTCCTGCTTTGTGGGAAGTTGCGCAGTCAGGCCGGGACTTTGGAGTTTGAGAAGTTGGGCGGGTTGGCAGGCAATGCGCCGTTCTTGAGCTTGGTCTTTGGGATTGCAGCGTTTGCTTCCATCGGGTTGCCGGGACTGGCGAACTTCGCGGGCGAGGTGCTGGTGTTTCTGGGGGCGTTCAAGGATTTCGATGCGGCTGAAGGATTTACCTTTTTGCAGGTGGCGACCATCTTGTCTCTTTGGGGTGTGGTGATCAGTGCGGTGTATATGTTGCGGGCGTATCGCAAGATTTTCTTTGGCAAGGCAGTGAGCGGGATTTTTGTGAGTGATCCAGGGATCTCGCAGCGGATTCCATTGGTGGTGCTGGCTGGGGTGCTGTTGGTGGTGGGATGTCAGCCTGGCTTGTTGTTGAATTTGATGCAGTTCTCGCTCGGTGCGTTGGGCTTTAAGTGA
- the nuoL gene encoding NADH-quinone oxidoreductase subunit L: MDPDLSKLQSLTGTILLLPLMSALTIMLAHGLLKNVAHVISTGVALIILVASCMLLGADDATFPLLPFLNVGDFQAHIGITVDRQSRGMLFIVTFVGFLVHLYSMAYMKDDDAKARFFGALSLFMFSMIGIVFADNLLMMFLFWELVGVSSYLLIGHWFKKPEASDAAKKAFLTNRIGDFGFMTGILILFALGSGDLSFEGLKDSMEVASSPLKHASENSSAIFTLAALGIFLGAVGKSAQAPLHVWLPDAMEGPTPVSALIHAATMVAAGVYMLVRVDFLFLPGGVATITIAWIGGITALMAALIALQQNDIKKVLAYSTLSQLGYMVMAVGLRSPEESMFHLYTHAFFKALLFLGAGAVIHACHHEQDMWKMGGLRKKMPVTFITFVIGTAALMGVPFITSGFYSKEAILVAAYGQNKVLFLIGLFTALLTAFYMTRLVVVAFCGKARSKDADHAHEAPVLMIIPLVLLAIPSLASASHLFTGPLQALAPHGHGEGYYVVMVASIVVLIIGFLLGMRTYVGKDKDPVNLPLLANKFYFDELYAGIVKYGQDRLAWLVNAFEHIFVDGVTVRLPTALVNVLGGGFRRMQSGSLQTYTFLLGLGIVVAVYLAVFFAAKS; the protein is encoded by the coding sequence ATGGACCCGGATTTATCAAAACTTCAATCGTTAACAGGCACCATCCTGCTGCTGCCGTTGATGTCGGCGCTGACGATCATGCTGGCCCACGGCTTGCTGAAAAATGTGGCGCACGTGATCAGCACCGGGGTGGCGCTGATCATCTTGGTGGCCTCGTGCATGTTGCTGGGTGCGGATGATGCAACGTTTCCCTTGCTGCCCTTTTTAAACGTGGGGGATTTTCAGGCGCACATTGGGATTACGGTGGATCGTCAGAGCCGCGGGATGTTGTTCATCGTCACCTTCGTCGGTTTCCTGGTGCATTTGTATTCGATGGCCTACATGAAGGACGACGATGCAAAGGCGCGGTTTTTCGGGGCGTTGTCGTTGTTCATGTTCTCGATGATCGGGATCGTGTTTGCTGACAACCTTTTGATGATGTTCCTGTTCTGGGAACTGGTTGGGGTGAGCAGTTATTTGTTGATTGGACATTGGTTCAAAAAACCTGAGGCGAGCGATGCGGCGAAGAAGGCGTTCTTGACGAACCGCATTGGTGACTTTGGGTTCATGACGGGCATTTTGATTTTGTTTGCGTTGGGCAGTGGGGATTTGTCCTTTGAAGGGTTGAAGGATTCCATGGAGGTGGCGTCCAGTCCGTTGAAGCATGCTTCGGAAAACTCTTCGGCGATTTTTACGCTGGCAGCATTGGGAATTTTCCTCGGGGCAGTGGGCAAGAGTGCGCAGGCTCCGCTGCATGTGTGGTTGCCGGATGCGATGGAAGGTCCGACGCCGGTTTCGGCTTTGATTCACGCGGCGACGATGGTGGCGGCCGGGGTTTACATGCTGGTGCGGGTCGATTTTCTTTTCCTGCCGGGCGGGGTGGCAACGATCACGATTGCGTGGATTGGTGGCATCACGGCGTTGATGGCGGCATTGATCGCGTTGCAGCAGAACGACATCAAGAAGGTGCTGGCGTATTCGACCTTGTCGCAGCTGGGTTACATGGTGATGGCGGTGGGCTTGAGGTCGCCGGAGGAGAGCATGTTCCATCTGTATACCCATGCGTTTTTCAAGGCGCTGTTGTTCCTCGGGGCTGGAGCGGTGATTCATGCCTGCCATCATGAGCAGGACATGTGGAAGATGGGGGGATTGCGCAAGAAGATGCCGGTGACGTTCATCACGTTTGTGATTGGGACGGCGGCGTTGATGGGCGTGCCGTTCATCACCAGTGGATTTTACAGCAAGGAGGCGATCTTGGTGGCGGCCTATGGTCAGAACAAGGTGTTGTTTTTGATTGGGCTGTTTACGGCGTTGCTCACGGCGTTTTACATGACGCGTCTGGTGGTGGTGGCATTTTGTGGCAAGGCTCGGAGTAAGGATGCGGATCATGCGCATGAGGCTCCCGTGTTGATGATCATTCCGCTGGTGTTACTGGCAATTCCATCGCTGGCATCTGCTTCGCATTTGTTCACCGGGCCTTTGCAGGCTTTGGCTCCGCATGGGCATGGTGAAGGGTATTATGTGGTGATGGTGGCCTCGATTGTGGTGTTGATCATTGGGTTTTTGTTGGGGATGCGCACTTATGTCGGGAAGGACAAAGACCCGGTGAATCTGCCGTTGCTGGCGAACAAGTTTTACTTTGATGAACTGTATGCCGGGATCGTTAAGTATGGGCAGGATCGGCTGGCCTGGCTGGTGAATGCGTTTGAGCATATTTTTGTGGATGGAGTGACGGTTCGACTGCCAACGGCATTGGTGAATGTGTTGGGCGGAGGATTTCGTAGGATGCAGTCGGGCAGTTTGCAGACTTACACCTTTTTGTTGGGCCTCGGCATTGTCGTGGCGGTTTATCTGGCCGTGTTTTTCGCGGCGAAGTCATAG
- the nuoK gene encoding NADH-quinone oxidoreductase subunit NuoK, translating into MITLNHYLFVSGLLFAIGLTGVVARRNILTIFMCLEMMLSAANLTLVAFSRFNLVDGLPDYSAQALVFFTITVAAAEVAVGLAIIVALYRAKQSVDIGAVEKMKG; encoded by the coding sequence ATGATCACCCTTAACCACTACTTGTTTGTCAGCGGTCTTCTGTTTGCCATCGGGCTAACAGGGGTGGTGGCGCGGCGCAACATCTTGACCATCTTCATGTGTCTGGAGATGATGTTGAGCGCGGCGAATCTGACCTTGGTGGCATTTTCCCGATTCAATCTGGTGGATGGATTGCCCGACTACAGTGCGCAGGCGCTGGTGTTTTTCACCATCACGGTGGCAGCCGCAGAAGTCGCCGTTGGACTTGCGATCATCGTGGCGCTGTATCGTGCGAAACAGAGTGTCGATATCGGCGCGGTGGAGAAGATGAAAGGCTAA